One window from the genome of Megalobrama amblycephala isolate DHTTF-2021 linkage group LG4, ASM1881202v1, whole genome shotgun sequence encodes:
- the LOC125266748 gene encoding succinate dehydrogenase [ubiquinone] cytochrome b small subunit A, mitochondrial-like isoform X3, whose product MASLIRLSTVCQRGIRPVLLCNTHLSRGLVAYQKNRDVEPFRSAAVRIHAASSHSTVLSSRAASKHWTGERVLSIALLGMVPAAYLCPGPVVDYSIAAALTLHGHWGIGQVLTDYVHGDSKIKLAKAGVFMLSTATFFGLCYFNYHDVGLCKAVALLWQI is encoded by the exons ATGGCGAGCTTGATTCGTTTGAGCACTGTCTGCCAAAGAGGAATAAGAC CTGTGCTTCTGTGCAACACACACCTGTCTCGTGGATTGGTTGCCTATCAGAAGAATCGAGATGTAGAGCCTTTTCGTTCGGCTGCAGTGAGGATCCACGCAGCTTCATCACACTCAA CTGTCTTAAGTTCAAGAGCAGCCTCCAAGCACTGGACAGGTGAACGGGTATTGAGTATAGCTCTGCTAGGCATGGTTCCAGCTGCATACTTGTGTCCTGGTCCAGTAGTAGATTACTCTATTGCTGCAGCTCTCACGTTGCATGGACACTG GGGGATTGGTCAAGTCCTAACTGACTATGTCCATGGTGATTCTAAGATCAAGCTGGCTAAAGCTGGCGTTTTTATGCTCTCCACAGCAACATTCTTTGGTCTCTGCTATTTCAATTACCATGATGTTGGCCTCTGCAAGGCAGTTGCACTGCTCTGGCAAATTTAA
- the timm8b gene encoding mitochondrial import inner membrane translocase subunit Tim8 B — translation MLVSDRSCLLYPSHFPVNIIKLSLAMADFNSSFDMPSASSSENAESAELQRLIAVEQQKAQFQAQVHNFTDVCWDKCMDKPSSKLDSRTETCLVSCVERFIDTTLSITNRFTQMVQKGAH, via the exons ATGCTTGTCAGCGATCGCAGTTGCTTGCTTTATCCTTCGCATTTTCCTGTTAATATAATCAAGTTAAGTCTTGCAATGGCTGATTTTAATTCTAGCTTTGATATGCCGTCAGCTAGTTCATCCGAAAACGCCGAATCTGCGGAACTCCAGCGTCTGATTGCAGTGGAGCAGCAGAAGGCTCAGTTTCAAGCGCAG GTTCACAACTTTACGGATGTTTGCTGGGATAAGTGCATGGATAAACCTAGCTCCAAGTTGGATTCACGAACTGAGACTTGTCTGGTTAGCTGCGTGGAGCGTTTCATCGACACGACGCTCTCAATCACCAACCGCTTTACGCAGATGGTCCAGAAGGGCGCGCACTGA